In a genomic window of Streptomyces koelreuteriae:
- a CDS encoding polyamine ABC transporter substrate-binding protein codes for MEQYEPDRLSPAQVAAMRRSFRNGRAALTRRSLLRASAGGALAAGGLGTLSACGIPAAGTSQGGVSAEDHSAKEKTVAFSNWTEYMDVDDSGKHHPTLEQFTKRTGVKVKYTEDINDNNEFFGKIKPQLAAGQDTGRDLIVLTDWLAGRLIRLGWVQKLDPANLPHAYANLSAQFRSPDWDPGRAYSYVWQGISTVIAYNKKALDGVEVKSLSDLLDNPKLKGRVGFLSEMRDSVGMTLLDMGKDPAKFTADDYDAAIARLQKAVDKGQIRRFTGNDYTSDLTSGDFAACVAWAGDVVQLKADSPDIDFLVPDSGYMTSTDNLLIPNKARHKTNAERLIDFYYEPKPAAELAAYINYVCPVDGVKAELEKIDKDAANNPLIIPDKAMAAKSHAFRSLSSKEETEFEAKFAKLTGA; via the coding sequence ATGGAGCAGTACGAGCCCGACCGCCTGTCCCCGGCCCAAGTGGCCGCCATGCGGCGCAGCTTCAGGAACGGCAGGGCCGCCCTCACCCGGCGGTCCCTGCTGCGCGCCTCCGCGGGCGGGGCGCTCGCGGCCGGCGGACTCGGGACGCTGAGCGCCTGCGGCATCCCGGCGGCGGGCACGTCGCAGGGCGGCGTCTCGGCGGAGGACCACTCGGCGAAGGAGAAGACGGTCGCCTTCTCCAACTGGACCGAGTACATGGACGTCGACGACAGCGGCAAGCACCACCCGACGCTGGAGCAGTTCACGAAACGCACCGGCGTCAAGGTCAAGTACACCGAGGACATCAACGACAACAACGAGTTCTTCGGCAAGATCAAGCCGCAGCTCGCCGCGGGCCAGGACACCGGCCGCGACCTGATCGTCCTCACCGACTGGCTGGCCGGACGGCTCATCCGCCTGGGCTGGGTGCAGAAACTCGACCCGGCCAACCTGCCGCACGCCTACGCCAACCTCTCCGCCCAGTTCCGCAGCCCCGACTGGGACCCGGGCCGCGCCTACTCGTACGTCTGGCAGGGCATCTCCACCGTCATCGCGTACAACAAGAAGGCCCTCGACGGCGTCGAGGTGAAGTCGCTCTCCGACCTCCTGGACAACCCCAAGCTCAAGGGGCGTGTGGGCTTCCTGTCGGAGATGCGCGACAGCGTCGGCATGACGCTGCTCGACATGGGCAAGGACCCGGCGAAGTTCACCGCCGACGACTACGACGCGGCCATAGCCCGGCTCCAGAAGGCCGTCGACAAGGGCCAGATCCGCCGCTTCACCGGCAACGACTACACCTCGGACCTGACCAGCGGCGACTTCGCGGCCTGCGTCGCCTGGGCCGGTGACGTCGTCCAGCTCAAGGCGGACAGCCCCGACATCGACTTCCTCGTCCCGGACAGCGGCTACATGACGTCGACCGACAACCTGCTGATCCCCAACAAGGCCCGGCACAAGACGAACGCCGAGCGGCTCATCGACTTCTACTACGAGCCGAAGCCGGCCGCCGAACTCGCCGCGTACATCAACTACGTGTGCCCCGTCGACGGGGTGAAGGCCGAGCTGGAGAAGATCGACAAGGACGCGGCGAACAACCCGCTGATCATCCCCGACAAGGCCATGGCCGCGAAGTCCCACGCCTTCCGCTCGCTGAGCTCGAAGGAAGAGACCGAGTTCGAAGCGAAGTTCGCGAAGCTGACGGGGGCGTGA
- a CDS encoding DUF4190 domain-containing protein yields the protein MTDATQPDGSSHDPWAPPEHKTSLDKNQTPPPPSVHDQATVTSMPSAGFTPPTGTPQYDSTGSGPTVPPPPAAPGGYGYPGYPQAGSGYPQSGGYGWPGMPPTPQNGMGIAAMVLGIVSCTLFCLYGVVSLVTGILAVVFGLKGRKRAEAGVATNHGQAQAGLIMGIIGIILGIVVIVLIAVGITAAINSDTSSDDDPYYGARGPVATAPSHR from the coding sequence ATGACGGACGCGACGCAACCCGACGGCAGCAGCCACGACCCGTGGGCGCCTCCGGAGCACAAGACCTCACTCGACAAGAACCAGACGCCACCGCCGCCGTCCGTGCACGACCAGGCCACGGTCACCTCGATGCCCAGCGCCGGCTTCACCCCGCCCACCGGCACGCCGCAGTACGACAGCACCGGCTCCGGCCCCACGGTCCCGCCCCCGCCGGCGGCGCCCGGCGGCTACGGCTACCCCGGTTACCCCCAGGCGGGCTCCGGTTACCCGCAAAGCGGCGGCTACGGCTGGCCCGGCATGCCCCCGACCCCCCAGAACGGCATGGGCATCGCGGCGATGGTGCTCGGCATCGTCTCCTGCACCCTCTTCTGCCTGTACGGCGTGGTCTCCCTCGTCACCGGCATCCTCGCCGTGGTCTTCGGCCTCAAGGGCCGCAAGCGCGCCGAGGCCGGAGTGGCCACCAACCACGGCCAGGCCCAGGCCGGCCTGATCATGGGCATCATCGGGATCATCCTCGGCATCGTCGTGATCGTCCTGATCGCCGTCGGCATCACGGCCGCGATCAACAGTGACACCTCGTCCGACGACGACCCGTACTACGGCGCCCGCGGCCCCGTCGCCACCGCCCCGTCCCACCGCTGA
- a CDS encoding ABC transporter ATP-binding protein, translating to MTNKTEATGEVRLKGIAKTYGAFTAVHPLDLTVPQGSFFALLGASGCGKTTTLRMIAGLEEPSSGTVSLGDQDVTALPPYKRPVNTVFQSYALFPHLDIFENVAFGLRRRGIKSVKKQVGEMLDLVQLGEQARKKPHQLSGGQQQRVAVARALINHPKVLLLDEPLGALDLKLRRQMQLELKRIQTEVGITFVHVTHDQEEAMTMADTVAVMNAGRVEQLGAPTDLYENPRTTFVANFLGTSNFIEAEVDSRSGDEIVLKAGGGKLVLPESRCGAPTTTGGRVLVGVRPEKISLTHAEDAGEIPEGRNRITGRIADSSFIGVSTQYVVDSPVCSDFEVYAQNIDRDPRLVPGAEVVLHWNPAHTFGLDAAQDADAGVEEAA from the coding sequence ATGACGAACAAGACAGAGGCCACGGGCGAGGTCCGCCTCAAGGGCATAGCCAAGACCTACGGCGCCTTCACCGCCGTCCACCCGCTCGACCTGACCGTGCCGCAGGGCTCCTTCTTCGCCCTGCTCGGCGCGTCCGGCTGCGGCAAGACCACCACCCTGCGCATGATCGCCGGCCTGGAGGAACCTTCCTCCGGGACCGTGTCGCTGGGCGACCAGGACGTGACCGCGCTCCCGCCGTACAAGCGGCCGGTCAACACCGTCTTCCAGTCCTACGCCCTCTTCCCGCACCTCGACATCTTCGAGAACGTCGCCTTCGGTCTGCGCCGGCGCGGCATCAAGTCGGTGAAGAAGCAGGTCGGGGAGATGCTCGACCTCGTGCAGCTCGGCGAGCAGGCCCGCAAGAAGCCGCACCAGCTCTCCGGCGGCCAGCAGCAGCGCGTCGCCGTGGCCCGCGCGCTGATCAACCACCCCAAGGTGCTCCTGCTCGACGAGCCGCTCGGCGCCCTCGACCTCAAGCTGCGCCGCCAGATGCAGCTGGAGCTCAAGCGCATCCAGACCGAGGTCGGCATCACCTTCGTGCACGTCACGCACGACCAGGAGGAGGCCATGACCATGGCCGACACGGTCGCCGTGATGAACGCGGGCCGCGTGGAGCAGCTCGGCGCGCCCACCGACCTCTACGAGAACCCGCGCACCACGTTCGTCGCCAACTTCCTCGGCACCTCGAACTTCATCGAGGCCGAGGTCGACTCCAGGAGCGGCGACGAGATCGTGCTGAAGGCGGGCGGCGGCAAGCTCGTCCTGCCCGAGTCCCGCTGCGGCGCGCCCACGACGACCGGCGGCAGGGTGCTGGTCGGGGTTCGCCCGGAGAAGATATCCCTCACCCACGCGGAAGACGCCGGCGAGATACCGGAGGGCCGCAACCGCATCACGGGCCGGATCGCCGACTCCAGCTTCATCGGCGTCTCCACGCAGTACGTCGTCGACAGCCCGGTCTGTTCCGACTTCGAGGTCTACGCCCAGAACATCGACCGCGACCCCCGCCTGGTCCCCGGCGCCGAGGTCGTCCTGCACTGGAACCCGGCCCACACCTTCGGCCTGGACGCGGCCCAGGACGCCGATGCCGGAGTGGAAGAGGCGGCCTGA
- a CDS encoding gamma-aminobutyraldehyde dehydrogenase produces MHNPGNATPDRFPAAERFAEGAQFIAGRLTRGTSGRTHAVVDPASGEEVLRYELAGTADVDRAVAAAREAFPGWAGTTPGERSDALHRFAAVLADRAEDFARAESLQCGKPLKLSREFDVPGSIDNTSFFAGAARHLQGQSAGEYSGDHTSYVRREPIGVVGSIAPWNYPLQMAAWKILPAIAAGNTIVLKPAELTPLTSLLFAQAATDAGIPDGVINIVTGTGKEVGEHLVGHPDVAMTSFTGSTAVGKRVAEIATATVKRLHLELGGKAPFVVFDDADPEAAAHGAVAGALINTGQDCTAATRAYVQRPLYEAFVERTAALMESVRLGDPFAAGTDLGPLISHVQRDRVAGFVDRARAYARVVTGGEAPEGELAKGAYYRPTLIADAAQDSEVVQSEIFGPVLVVLPFDTDDEGIALANDTPYGLAASAWSRDVYRANRATREIKAGCVWVNDHIPIISEMPHGGHKASGYGKDMSAYSFEEYTQIKHVMFDNTAVAAKDWHRTVFGDR; encoded by the coding sequence ATGCACAACCCGGGCAACGCCACCCCGGACCGATTTCCGGCCGCGGAGCGCTTCGCGGAGGGCGCGCAGTTCATCGCGGGCCGTCTGACCAGGGGCACCTCCGGCCGTACCCACGCGGTCGTCGACCCGGCGTCGGGCGAGGAGGTCCTCCGCTACGAACTGGCCGGCACGGCCGACGTCGACCGGGCCGTCGCCGCCGCCCGCGAGGCCTTCCCCGGCTGGGCGGGGACCACACCGGGCGAGCGTTCCGACGCCCTGCACCGGTTCGCCGCCGTCCTGGCCGACCGGGCCGAGGACTTCGCCCGCGCCGAGTCGCTGCAGTGCGGCAAGCCGCTGAAGCTGTCCCGCGAGTTCGACGTCCCGGGCTCCATCGACAACACTTCCTTCTTCGCCGGTGCCGCACGGCATCTCCAGGGGCAGTCCGCCGGTGAGTACTCCGGCGACCACACGTCGTACGTCCGGCGTGAGCCCATCGGTGTCGTCGGGTCGATCGCGCCCTGGAACTACCCCCTCCAGATGGCCGCCTGGAAGATCCTCCCGGCGATCGCGGCGGGCAACACCATCGTCCTGAAGCCCGCCGAGCTCACCCCGCTGACCTCGCTGCTCTTCGCCCAGGCGGCGACGGACGCCGGGATCCCGGACGGTGTGATCAACATCGTCACCGGCACCGGCAAGGAGGTCGGCGAGCACCTCGTCGGCCACCCCGACGTGGCCATGACGTCTTTCACCGGCTCCACCGCCGTCGGCAAGCGCGTCGCCGAGATCGCCACCGCCACCGTCAAGCGCCTCCATCTGGAGCTGGGCGGCAAGGCGCCCTTCGTGGTCTTCGACGACGCCGACCCGGAGGCCGCCGCCCACGGCGCGGTCGCGGGCGCGCTCATCAACACCGGGCAGGACTGCACGGCCGCCACGCGCGCGTATGTGCAGCGGCCGCTGTACGAGGCCTTCGTGGAGCGGACCGCCGCGCTCATGGAGAGCGTCCGGCTCGGCGACCCCTTCGCCGCCGGTACCGACCTCGGGCCGCTGATCTCGCACGTCCAGCGGGACCGCGTCGCCGGTTTCGTCGACCGGGCGCGGGCCTACGCGCGCGTGGTGACCGGCGGCGAGGCACCGGAGGGCGAGCTGGCCAAGGGCGCCTACTACCGGCCCACCCTCATCGCCGATGCCGCCCAGGACAGCGAGGTCGTCCAGTCGGAGATCTTCGGGCCGGTCCTGGTGGTGCTGCCCTTCGACACCGACGACGAGGGCATCGCGCTGGCCAACGACACGCCCTACGGCCTCGCGGCCTCCGCCTGGAGCCGGGACGTGTACCGGGCCAACCGGGCCACGCGCGAGATCAAGGCGGGCTGCGTCTGGGTCAACGACCACATCCCGATCATCAGCGAGATGCCGCACGGCGGTCACAAGGCCTCCGGCTACGGCAAGGACATGTCCGCGTACTCGTTCGAGGAGTACACCCAGATCAAGCACGTCATGTTCGACAACACCGCGGTGGCCGCGAAGGACTGGCACCGCACCGTCTTCGGGGACCGATAG
- a CDS encoding DUF4190 domain-containing protein, whose amino-acid sequence MSNTNPTPGGFGPPSQPPGPPQQPAPGYGYPQQSGPGYGYPQSSPGYPAAPPVGYPQASGYGMPPQPSNGMGTTGLVLGIIGVVCSLTFFLWFFGVILGILGIIFGAIGRGKATRGEATNKGAATAGLVCGIIATVILPLLGFLLFASIMGGLGAAS is encoded by the coding sequence ATGTCCAACACCAATCCCACCCCAGGTGGGTTCGGTCCGCCGTCCCAGCCGCCGGGGCCCCCGCAGCAGCCGGCCCCCGGGTACGGCTACCCGCAGCAGTCCGGCCCGGGCTACGGCTACCCCCAGAGCAGCCCCGGCTACCCGGCCGCGCCGCCCGTCGGCTACCCGCAGGCGTCCGGCTACGGGATGCCCCCGCAGCCGAGCAACGGCATGGGAACCACCGGTCTGGTGCTGGGCATCATCGGCGTGGTGTGCAGCCTGACCTTCTTCCTCTGGTTCTTCGGCGTGATCCTGGGCATCCTGGGCATCATCTTCGGCGCCATCGGCCGCGGTAAGGCCACCCGCGGCGAGGCCACCAACAAGGGCGCGGCGACCGCCGGCCTCGTCTGCGGCATCATCGCGACCGTGATCCTGCCGCTGCTGGGGTTCCTGCTCTTCGCCAGCATCATGGGCGGACTCGGCGCGGCGAGCTGA
- a CDS encoding NADAR family protein, whose product MEKITGAVDSREALIRASRGGAKIKYLPFWGHRPRPDGRIGPSCLSQWWPAPFTVAGVEYATAEHWMMAGKARLFEDPAAERAVLAAAHPSQAKKAGRLVRGFDEAIWARERFGIVVDGSVHKFAAHPRLRDFLLSTGDRVLVEASPVDRVWGIGLAADDEAAADPERWRGPNLLGFALMAARERLRRA is encoded by the coding sequence ATGGAGAAGATCACGGGGGCGGTCGATTCCCGGGAGGCCCTGATCAGGGCGTCCCGGGGCGGGGCGAAGATCAAGTATCTGCCTTTCTGGGGGCACCGGCCGCGGCCGGACGGCCGGATCGGACCGAGCTGTTTGAGCCAGTGGTGGCCCGCGCCGTTCACGGTGGCCGGCGTGGAGTACGCGACGGCCGAGCACTGGATGATGGCGGGCAAGGCCCGGCTGTTCGAGGACCCCGCGGCGGAGCGTGCCGTGCTGGCCGCCGCGCATCCCTCCCAGGCGAAGAAGGCCGGGCGGCTGGTGCGCGGGTTCGACGAGGCGATATGGGCGCGGGAGCGGTTCGGGATCGTCGTGGACGGCAGCGTTCACAAGTTCGCCGCGCACCCGAGGCTGCGGGACTTCCTGCTGAGCACCGGCGACAGGGTGCTGGTCGAGGCCAGCCCCGTGGACCGGGTGTGGGGCATCGGGCTGGCCGCGGACGACGAGGCGGCGGCGGATCCGGAGCGGTGGCGCGGGCCCAATCTGCTGGGGTTCGCGCTGATGGCGGCGCGGGAGCGGCTGCGGAGGGCTTGA